CGGCGGCCGCTCCCGCTGACGGACAGCGGGACGCGTTCGATGACACCGCGATCCGCGAGTTCGTACAGAAAGCGTTTGACCGTTCCGGCGGTCAGCGACGATCGGTCTGCGATCTCCGCCGCGACGTCGCGAATGGGACGGTCGGCGGAATCGACGGCGATGAGGTCGCGGAGGACCTGTTGGCGCGTCTCGGAGAGTGCCAGCACCCGATCGACGTGGACGCCGTTCTCGGGAACGTCCGCCGTCGCCGCCTCGAGGTGGGTCCGTTCGATTCGATCCGCGCCGTCCTCGCCGGCGAGGACCACCGCGCCGAACAGCGCGGCGAGCGCGTCGTGTGCGTTGCCGTCGGCCCAGATCGCGACCTCGCGGACGGTTTCGTGGTCGAGGGCCCCTGGAGAGAGCCCGGTCGACGTCCGGTCGGTGACGACGTCGACGAGTTCGTGATGGCGGTAAGACGGGACCGTCACCGTCGGTCCGTCCCAGCCGTCGGGTTCGGTCTGCCCGACGGCGATCGTCGAGACGTTTTCGGCCGACGGTTCGACGAGTTCGCGAACGCGCTCGTAAGAGAGCGTCTCGGGTTCGTCGTAGTGATCGACAGCGATGACTGCACGCCGGTCCGGTCGCTCGAGCCGCGAGCAGAGTCGCTCGCGGAGATCGTCGGTTCCCACGCCGCTCTCGGGAACCGACTCCGCGGAGATCCGCGAGAGGACGGTCCGGTAGAACGCGAAGGCGCTCTCGACGCGACGCGCGTCGACGTAGACGAACCACGTCACCGGGCCGGTGCTGCCGGCCCGCGTCGTCGTCCCCATCGTGCGAGTGGTCTCGCCGAGTCGATCGTTCAGCGCCGCGAACAGCGACGTGACGATCGCTGAGGTTCCGGCACCCGCGGGACCGACGACCGCGACGGGCTCCGGAAGCGTGCCGTCGAACACCGCCTCGAGTGCGTCGAGCAGCTGCTCGAGCACGGGACCTCGACCCACCGGTTCCGACCGGTGAACCACCGGACTGAGGTGTTCACGGTTGACGACGATCCCGTTGTCGCGGCGCGCGGATCGTCGTCGAGCGATGCGTTCCTGGAGGTCCATTACGTCTCCTCCAGCTCCGTCCCCACGAGCGCGGCCTCGAGAACCTGCAGCGTGTGCTGGATCTCGTAGCCGGTTCCGTGCTCCATCTGCATCGAGCAGGTCGGACACTCCGTCAGCCCGGTCGTGGCCTCCGCGTCCTCCATGTGCTCGAACATTTCCTCACCGATCTTCATGGAGGTTTCGTAGTTCTCTTCCTTCCAGCCGTAGGTGCCGGAGATTCCGGAACAGGAGTCGCCGACGTCCTCGGCCTCGACGCCGTCGATCGCGCTCATCACTTCGATCGTCTGTCCGTCCAGCCCCTGATTTCGCGAGTGGCACGGGGCGTGGTAGGCGAAGCTGGCGTCGTCGACCCGGGTCCCCTCGAGTTCGCCCTCGAGGTCCTCGTGGACCCGGAGGTACTCGACGGCTTCCCAGGTGTTCTCGGCGACGCTCTCGGTGCCCTCGAAGTCGAACAGCTCCGGGTACTCCTGGCGGAGCGACATCGAACAGGAGGTACAGGAGGCGATGACGTCGGCGCCGTCTTCGATCGCCGCGGAGAGTTCGCGAACGTTCGTCTCGGCGGCCCGTCGGGCGTCGTCGAGCATTCCGTTGGCGAACATCGGCGTCCCGGAACAGGCCTGTTCGGGAATCATGACCTCGTAGCCGAAGCGCTCGAAGACGCGCACGAGCGCCTTCCCGACCTCAGTCGTGTTGTAATTCGAGTAGCAGCCGTGGAAGTAGGCGATGCGCTTCTCCTCGCTCTGGACCTCGGCGCCGCGCTCCGCTCGCGCTTCCTGCGCTCGCTCCCTCGAGGTGGCGTTGCCACCTCGCTTTGCCCACCATTCACGAAAGGTCGTCTTCGCGAACTCGGGGAACTCTCGCTCGCTGGTGATGCCGAGGACCTTCTCGCCCATCCACTGCGTGACGGAGAGGCCCATCACGAAGTTCGCCGTCCGCGGGAACGCCGACGCCAGCGGGGCGAGCTGGCGGTAGTTCGAGAGCATCCGGTTGCGCCAGTACTCGCGGGAGAACTTGCTCATGTTCTCCTCGACGTACTCGGCTCGCGCCGTATTGTGCATCTGCGACAGGGGTACTTCGGAGGGACAGGCGCTGTCACAGCGCATGCAGTTCGAACACTTCATCACCGAGTCGTCGATGTCGTGGTCGTCCTGACGCTTGAGCCGCCACTGCTCGGGTCCCTGGAACTTCGGGCCGGGGAACTCGTCGTCGACCTCGGCGACCGGACAGTTCGTGTCGCAGGTCGAGCACTTGTAACAGTTATCGGCGCCCGGTCGGAGGTCCATCTTCTCGGCCTCGGGGAACACCTGGATCGGTTCGAACTCGTCGTCTCCTGGAACGTGGTCGTCGGTTGGTTGTTCTGCGTCGCTCATCGAATCACCGTGGTCGATCGCTCGCTCGAGTCAATTGCAGTCACTGTTAGGGTTGCGTTCATCTGCTCGCCTCGGTTCCGGCCCGCCCGCCCGCGACGTAGCCCGTCGCGAGCGAGACGCCGGCGCCGGATTTCTCCGCCGCGTAGTCGTAGCCGCCGAGCACCCCACCCGCGGCGCGCAGGTTCGAGAACTCGGGTTCGTCGTCCTCGTCGAGCGGCCGCAGTTCGCGGTCCGGAACGAGTCCGAACCGGGCGTAGGGCTGCTCGCCGAAGACGTCCTCGACGAACCAGTCGTAGCGCTCCGCGGCGTGGGGGACGTGACAGTCGAAGACGGGTTCGAACACTCGATCTCGCTCGCTCCGGACGCCCTTTCCGACGAGCCCGCCGGTCGCGAGCACGTACTGTTCGGCCCGGTACGGAACCTCCTGCCCGTGACGGTCGACGACGACGTGATCGATCGCGCCGTCGCCGTCGCTCTCGTAGTCGATCACGGGAACGCCCGACGTGACTCGCACGCCTGCGTCACTGAGCGCGTCGTACAGCAGGTCCTCGAGGCGCATTCCGGGTAGACTCGGCGGTCCCATCGGGACCTCGAAGACGTCGACGCCCAGCGCGTCCTCGAGGTCGGCCCGGACCTCGTCGGAGTGTTCGTCGCCCAGAATCGCCGGGAAGCCGACCCGCGACTCGTCTTCGAGGTTGGCGTCGACGGTCGCCGCGAGCGCCTCGCGAGCGGACGTCTCGCCCGCTCCCGCCTGGACGGTCTCCTCGTGGTCGAGCAGGTGGGCGTAGCGGTTGATCTTCGCGTCGTCGCGAACGATTCCGGGGAACGCGACGGTGACGCCGCGAGCCTCGAACGGCGCGCCCGCCGCCTCGAGGTGAGACGCCGCCAGCGGCGCGTCGAAGTCGGTCAGCGTCTCGAACCCGACGAGCAGCGTGTCCTTCGGGACGGTCGCCAGGCCGGCGGCCGTCGAGACGGGGTAGCGCGCGGTCGGCTTGACGGTGCCGCCGTGGGTCGGAACGAGCGCGTTCGACGCCGTGTGGCCTCCCGCGTAGGCGTCACCGGCGATCTCGTCGAAGAACGAGAGCGCGTCGCGCACCGCCTCGGTGCCGACGCGCTCGTAGGGATGGCCCTCGGGGAGAGCCGAGAGCGCCTCGAACGGATCGACGATCGGTCCGTCTCCCCCGGGCGTGTAGCCGAGGATATCGATCAGGCCGCTCGCGTGCCGGAGGGTGCTCTGCTTGTACGTGACCAGTCGGACCTGGACGCCTTCCTCCACCGCGGTGAGCGCGGCGGTCGCACCGGCCAGCCCGCCGCCGATGACGAGGACGTCGTCCTCGATCGCCATCTCACCGCACCCCCGTGTCGAACGCGCCGTAGTCGACGGGCTCCGCGGCGCTCGCGGGGTCGTTGTCGCGGTTCATCGTCGTCGCGTGCAGCGCGTAGTTGAGCATCGCCTGGGAGAGCTGTTCGCCCCAGAGGGCGTGGCGTTCGCCCTTCCAGCGCTCCTGGAACAGTTCGTCCAGCGCTTCCCGGGTCGTCTCCTCGTCGTACTCGGGGTGGAGTTCGCTGGCCATATTCTGACAGCAAAAGCCGCCCTGACAGTTGCCCATCGAGGCCCGCGTCCGGATGCGGACCGCGTTCAGGTCGGATCCCGACTGGGAGATCGCGTCGCAGACCTCCGCCCGCGTGACGCCCTCGCACTGACAGATGACCGGATTGGCCTCGTCCGTCTCGAGCACCTCGGGGGAGCGACTGCCGAGTCGCTGCTTGCTCCGGCGGGCAATCGGCGAGCGAAGCCCGAAGTCGTCCATCCCCTCCTCGAGCACCTCGAGGTTCTCGCTGCCCGGGAGCGATTCCTCCGCGGTGGCACACGAGGCGGTGACGCCGAGCTGTTCGCAGACGTGATCGGAGATCTGCTCGGCCATCGCTCGGTAGGTGGTGAACTTGCCGCCGACGATACTCGACATGCCGGCGACGTCGTCGCGCTCCTCGTGGTCGAGCAGGAAGAAGTCGCGCGTGATGTCCGTCGGATCCTTCGTGCCGCGTCCCGGGGGCTCGTACAGCGGTCGGACGCCCCAGAACGAGCGGATCGTCCGGGCCTTCTCGAGGATCGGAACGAGTTCCGAGAGCGTGTCGATCATCATGTCGACCTCCCACCCCTCCTCGGGGTAGTCGTCCGGATCCTCGACCTCTTCGTCGGTCGTGCCGAGGATGGCGGTCGTCTCGTGAGGGACGACGATATCGGCGTCACCCTTCGGTCGACACCGGTTGACGACGGTGTCGACCTGTCGGACGTTCATAATCGTCATCACGCCCTTGGAGGGGCGGACTTCGACGTCGAGGTCGGCCATCGCACCGATCTGGCCGGCCCACGCGCCCGTCGCGTTGACCACGTAGTCGGCGGTGATCTCCTCGGTCGTCCCCGGCGTCTTGTGCGTCCGCTTGCCGGGCCCGGAGTCGTGTCGAACCTTCACGCCGTAGATATCGTCGCCGTCGCGCAGGAGGTCGACCACCTCGGCGTGGGTCTCGACGCGCGCGCCGTGGCGTTCGGCGTCGATCGCGTTCGCGACGCAGAGTCGGAACGGGTCGATCGCCCCGTCGGGAACCTGAATCGCGCGCTTGACGTCCTTCGCGAGGTAGGGCTCCACCTCGCGAGCTTCCCTGCCGGAGAGGGCCCGCGCGGGAATCTTACACTCGCGACAGCCCTCGAGTTTCTCCTGGAAGTAGTCGTCGGGATCTTCGGGGCGCTGAACGAACAGCCCGCCGGTCATCTCGACGCAGTGACCGGCGATATCCCGGAGAATCTTGTTTTCTTCGATACACTCGGTCGCACTGGCCTGGTCAGAGACGGCGTACCGTCCGCCGCTGTGCAAGAGGCCGTGCATCCGGCCCGTCGTCCCGTCCGTTAGATTGCCTCGTTCGACGAGGGTGACCTCGAGGCCGCGCATCGCCAGGTCTCTGGCGATGCCACAGCCGGTCGAGCCACCGCCGAGTACGAGGACCTCCGTATCGTGTGCCATCCCTTCGTACGTACCTAGCCGTCCCCCGTCTTTATTTTATCGGCGCTTCCCGAGCGGCCATAACAAACGGATAGAACGCTGGTTAGTGCGGCACGAACGAATATCAGAGAAACAAATACGACCGCCAGGAAAGTGGACGTTTGGCCGCATATAATGTACGTTCCGTAGATTGTCGAATTACCAAGCACGAACCGCGATATCAGATTTTCGATATTTTTGGTAACGTTTATAATGATCGTAGGAAATGTTTATCAGTAGAATGCGATCGTCAGTAAAGACGGCGCATGGGACAATCTGGGGCGACTACCAATGACAGCAAACACGTACGTCGGCGCAGTTGATCAGGGAACGACCGGAACTCGGTTTATGGTCTTCGACCACGGAGGACAGGTCGTCGCGAACGCCTACGAAAAGCACGAACAGTACTACCCGGAACCCGGCTGGGTCGAACACGATCCGATGGAGATCTGGGAGAACACGAAGAGCGTCATCACGACAGCACTCGGAAAGGCGGGGATCAGTCCCGACCAGCTCGAGGCCATCGGCGTCACGAACCAGCGCGAGACGACGCTCCTCTGGGACGCGGAGTCCGGTCGTCCGGTCCACAACGCCATCGTCTGGCAGGACCGACGGACGACGGACCGGGTCGAACAGCTCGAGGAGGACGGGATGGTCGGCACCATCCGCGCGAAGACCGGGCTCGAGGCCGACGCCTACTTCTCGGCGACGAAAGCGGAGTGGCTGCTCGACAACGCCGACCCCATCAAGATGGAGCGGGCCCGCCCCGCGGACATACAGGACCGAGCGGCGGAGGGCGAGGTCCTCTTCGGGACGATCGACACCTGGCTGATCTACAACCTCACGGGGAACCACATCACCGAGGTCACGAACGCCTCGCGCACGATGCTGTACAACATTCACGACCTCGAGTGGGACGACGAACTCCTCGAGGAGTTCTCCATCCCCGAGGCGATGCTGCCCGAGGTCCGCCCCTCGAGCGACGACGAGACCTACGGAACGACCGACCCCGAGGGCTTCCTCGAGGCGGAGGTACCCGTCGCCGGCGCGCTGGGTGACCAGCAGGCGGCGCTGTTCGGCCAGACCTGTTTCGACGCCGGTGAGGCCAAGAACACCTACGGCACGGGCTCGTTCTTCCTGATGAACACCGGCGACGAGGCCGTCGAGAGCGACCACGGGCTGCTGACGACGATCGGCTTCCAGCGCTCGGGCGAACCCGTCCAGTACGCCCTCGAGGGGGCGATCTTCGTCACCGGCGCGGCGATCGAGTGGCTCGAAGACATGTCGCTGATCGACAACCCGGCCCAGACCGCCGAACTCGCCCGCAGCGTGGACTCGACCGACGGCGTCTACGTCGTTCCCGCCTTCACCGGCCTGGGAGCACCCCACTGGGACCAGCGCGCCCGCGGCACCATCGTCGGGATGACCCGCGGCACGCGCAAGGAGCACGTCGTCCGGGCGACGCTCGAGTCGGTCGCCTACCAGACCCGCGACGTCGCGGAGGCGATGGAGGCCGACTCCGGCATCGAGATGGCGGATCTCAAGGTCGACGGCGGCGCGGTCAAGAACAACTACCTCTGTCAGCTCCAGTCCGACATCATCGGCTCGGAGATCGTCCGCCCGAAGGTCGACGAGACGACCGCGCTCGGCTCCGCGTACGCCGCGGGCCTGGCCGTCGGCTACTGGGGCGACATCGAGGGGCTTCGCGACAACTGGCAGATCGACCGCGAGTTCGAACCGGAGATGGACCGCGACGAGGCGGACAAGAAGTACGGCCGCTGGAGCGACGCCGTCGAACGGTCGCTCGACTGGGCGCGGGACGGTGACGGTGAATGATCGACGCATTACTCGACCTCGCTGAGATCATCGCCGCCTTCGGCGGTGGCGCCTTCGGCGCCGCACTCGGGCCGCTACCGGCTTTCATCTTCACCGGGTTCATGGTGATCGCGGGCGAGTCTGCGGTGCTCGTCGACCCCGAGGCCCTTGAGATTACGAACTCGGTCGCCTTCGGACCGCCGTTCTCGCCGGCGATCAGCTTCGCCGGCGGCGTGGCGGCGACGGCCTACGCCGCTCGCCAGGGCTACATGGATACCGGCTTCGACTACCACGAGGCGAAGAACATCGCCTTCGCGCTCGGCACGAAGCCCGACGTGCTCGCCGTCGGCGGCGCGTTCGGGATCCTCGGCTACTGGCTGACCGTGCTGTCGGCGGAACTCGGCATGCCGTACGACCCCATCGCGATGGGCGTCGTGCTCTCCGCGTTCGCCCACCGGCTGATCCTCGGCTACAGCATCATCGGGAAGGTCCGGGGGTCGAATATCCTCGACATGAGCCCGTTCGAGCGCGAGGAGACGCGCGTCATCGGCAAACCCGCTACCAACGGCGGCGAGCAAACCGATGGCGGCGAAGCGCAGGCGGCTGCCGCCGCGACCACTCAGAAGGAACGGTTCAAGGTCGAGCCGTGGCTGCCCCACCAGTACAAGTGGGGCCACGTCGCGATGATCGGTCTCGCGGCGGGGATCCTGGGCGCCTACGTCGGGGTCAGGACCGGCAGCGCGTTCCTCGGCTTCGGAATCAGTGCAGCTTCGCTCGTCTTCCTCAACTGCGGGGTCGAGAAGATCCCGGTTACTCACCACATGACCTTACCCGCCGCGACCGCCGCGCTGGCGGTTTACGTTCCCGCCGACGGCGGTGTTGCCGAGGCCGCGCCGGTCGCCTACGATAGCGGCGCGCTCCTCGCGGGCACCGGCGTCGAGGTCGCGTTGATCGTCGGTCTCGTCTTCGGCGTCGTCTCCGCACTCTTCGGCGAACTGTTCCAGCGGATCTTCTACGCGCACGGCGACACGCACGTCGACCCGCCCGCTGCGGCGATCGTGTTCGGGATCTTCCTGGTCGCGGTCATGTACGCCCTCGGCGTCTTCCCGACGACGGTCTACGTGCCGCTGTTCTGATCGGCGCCCGACCGATCCGTTTTGCCGTTTTTCATACCCTCGTCCCAAACCGACGGCTTTAGGCTGCAGGTCACGGATCCGAAGCTATGACGACAGACCCGCCGCTCGTGCTCGACATCGACGGCACGCTCACCCGCCCCGAGGGCTGGGGGATCGATCCGCGCGTCTTCGACCCGATCCGCGACTGGGACGCCCCCGTCGTGATCGCCACCGGGAAGGCCTTCCCCTACCCCGTCGCTCTCTGTCACTTCGTCGGCGTGCCGGAACTCGTCGTCGCCGAGAACGGCGGCGTCGTCTACACCGGCGACGACGTCTTCTTCACCGCCGACCGGGAGGCCGCCCAGGCCGTCGTCGAGGAGTACCGCAGTCGGGGCTACACGCTCGGCTGGGGCGAGGAAGACACCGTCAACCGCTGGCGGGAGACCGAGGTCGCCGTCAACTTAGAGCAACCCGTCGCCCCGCTGCGCGAGATCGCCGCCGAGCACGGCCTCGAGGTCGTCGATACCGGCTACGCCTACCACGTCAAGGACGCTGACCCGAACAAAGGCGACGGCGTCGAGACCATCGCGGAACACGTCGGATTCGATCTCGCCGACGCCGTCGCCGTCGGCGACTCGATCAACGACGTCTCGACGTTCGAGCTCGTCGGCCGAAGCTTCGCCGTCGCGAACGCCGATCGCGCCGCGACTGAGGCCGCCGACGAGGTGCTCGAGGCGGTCCACGCCGACGGAACGCTGTCGGTGCTCGAGCGGGTTCGGGGCTCGTCGTAATTCGACTCGCCACGCGGAACGCTTTTGCGTGTCCCGGCGAACCGCCACGTATGGACGGAACCGCGGTCGCAATCGCGCTCTTCGGTCTCGTCGGAACGGTCGCGATCTTCGCGCTCACCTATCGGGACGCAATCCGACAGGAAATTCCGCGGCCCCGGCTGTGGGCTGCGATCGCGGCGATCCCCTTCACGGTCGGAGTGGGACTGTACCTGTTCGCTCCGGCGCCGATGACGGGCGTGATCATGACCGCCAACACCGGCCTGGTGCTGTACACGTTCGAGCGGGAGATCGCGAACGAGGACGACGAACCGGCCGAGCCGGGACAACTGCCGTACGGACCGGTCGGAGACGGGAGATCCGGCGAATCGACCGACTCGAGCACGAAGTAAGACTCCGCTCGAGTTCGTCGACGGAGTACGACACCACACGGCTTTTGCCCGCGCCGATACAACGCACGCCAACATGAGCGACTCCGCGGATTCCGGGACGGCGAACGCCGACGGCGAGGACGACGCCCCGGCACAGGTCTCGAGCCCGGACTACCACAGCGAGAACCACACCGCGGCCCAGACCTGCGGCTGGACGGCGAACGCCCTGCGCGGCGAGGGGAAGTGCTACAAGTACATCTACTACGGGATCGAGTCCCACCGCTGTATCCAGATGACGCCCGTAGTCAAGTGCAACGAGCGCTGCGTCTTCTGCTGGCGCGACCACAGGGGCCACGCCTACGAACTGGGCGACGTCGAGTGGGACGACCCCGAGGCCGTCGTCGACGCCTCGATCGAGCTCCAGAAGCGGCTCCTTTCGGGATTCGGCGGCAACGAAGAAGTCCCGCGCGAGGTCTTCGATCAGGCGATGGAACCCCGCCACGTCGCCATCTCGCTCGACGGCGAACCGACGCTGTACCCCTACCTGCCGGAACTGATCGAGGCCTTCCGCGACCGCGGCATCACCACCTTCCTCGTCTCGAACGGGACCCGACCCGAGATGCTCCGGAAGTGCGACCCGACCCAGCTCTACGTCAGCGTCGACGCCGCCGAGCGCCACACCTTCGATCAGGTCGTCGGCGCCATGGAGGACGACGCCTGGGAGAAGCTCCTCGAGACGATGGAGGTCCTCGCCGAGAAGGACGAAACCCGCACCGTCCTGCGGACGACGCTCGTCGAAGGCGAGAACATGCACCACCCCGACTGGTACGCCGGCTTCTACCAGCAGGCGGATCCCGACTTCATCGAACTGAAGGCGTACATGCACGTCGGCCACTCCCAGGGCCGACTCGACAGGTCCTCGATGCCCGACCACGAGCGGGTCGTCGAGTTCACCGGGGAGGTCCAGGAGTACATGCCGGAGTTCACCGAACTGAAGGACGTTCCGGCCTCGCGCGTCGCGCTCCTGTCGAAGGAGAAAGACACCTGGGTGCCGAAACTGAAGAAGGGCAGCGAGTTCTGGGAGGACGATCCGCTCGTCGCCGACTATTAGGTCGCCTCGAGGAGCGTTTCGAATTCCGGTGGGTTTTTCCGCGGACTCGCCGATGAACGGACGACGCCGACAACGCTGGTGAATTGCGTAACAGTTCCGTTACGCATGCCACATCCGGTATGCTTTTATCTCGGTGCACCAAACTCACTGCTATGTCAGTGACAGCGGAGTCCACCGTCGGCCACGACGAACTCGCCGTGCTCAAGCTGCTCGCCCTCGAGGGTGGGCTCGAAGGCGACGTCAAGATTTCCTGTTCTCGTCTCGCGGATCGGCTCGACGCGTCGAACCAGACGGCCTCGAGACGTCTCCAGCGACTCGAGAGCGCCGACCTGCTCGAACGCGACACGGTCAGCGACGGCCAGTGGGTCGCGATCACCGACGCCGGCGAGCGGGCGCTCCACACCGAATACGAGGACTACCGTCGCATCTTCGAGACGGACTCGGAGGTCGAACTCGACGGCACCGTCACGAGCGGGATGGGCGAAGGTCGCCACTACATTTCGCTGTCCGGCTACAAACGTCAGTTCGACGACCGACTCGGCTACGAGCCGTTTCCCGGCACGCTGAACGTCGACCTTCGCGAGGACAGCGTCCGCCGGCGCAGCGCCGTCGCCTCGCTCGAGCCGGTGCCGATCGACGGCTGGGAGGACGACGAGCGCACCTACGGACCCGCGGTCTGTCACCCTGCGACGGTCGAAACGGTCGACGGCGAGCGCTACGAGGAGGCGCACATCATCGCCCCCGAGCGCACCCACCACGACGAGGACCAGCTCGAGGTCATCGCCCCCGACAAGCTCCGGGAAGCGCTCGGTCTCGAGGACGGGGATCGCGTCACGGTTTCCGTGGGTGATGGCCGATGACCGGACGTCACGCCAGCGCGAACGCCAACACGGGAACGGGAAGCGGCGCGTCCGCCACCGCGTTCGAGCGCGCGCTCGAGGCACTGTGGGCGGGCGAGCCGGTGCTCGTCCACGACGCGGCCGACCGCGAGGGCGAGACGGACCTCATCTACCACGCCGACGCGGTGACTCCCGAAGCCGTCGCCCGGATGCGCAACGACGCCGGCGGACTGATCTGCCTCGCGCTGAGCCACGAGATCGCGGAGGCGTTCGACCTCCCGTTCTACACCGACGAAGTCGACCACCCCGCCGCGGCCGACCACGAACTCGGCTACGACGAGCGCTCGTCGTTCTCGCTGACGGTCAACCACCGGGACACCTACACGGGTATTACGGACGCCGACCGCTCGAGAACGATCCGGGCTCTCGGCGAGGCCGCCGCGGCGCCCGAGGAGACGGAGTTCGCCGCCGAGTTTCGGGTTCCCGGCCACGTCCACCTGCTGAAAGCTGCACCCGACCTGCTCGCCCAGCGCGAGGGCCACACCGAACTCGGCCTCGCGCTCGCCGGCGCCGCCGACCTCCCGCCCGCCGTCGTCGTCTGCGAGATGTTAGACGACGAAACCGGCGAGGCGCTCACGCCCGTCGACGCCCGCGCGTACGCCCACCGGCACGACTTCGTCTACCTCGAAGGACGGGACGTCCTCGACCGACTCGGGTAAACGCGCGTCTCGCGATCTCGCTTCTCGTCCTCAGTCTCCGTCGGTCCCGAGCGACGTCCGTTCGGCGCCCGGACCGCTCCGGTACACCGCGTAGAGGACGAGAACGGCGATCGTAAAATCGACACCGTGCTCGACGAGATGGTGGATCGTCATCGGTACCAGCCCGAAGACGGTCCCCAGTCCGACCAGCGATCTGGTCATGAGCAGGCCGAGCACGATCGTAATCAGCAGATACCGCGTCGATCGCCGTCTGGAGTACGCGACGGCCCCGATACAGAACAGCACAGTCGTACCCGCGGCTGCCAGGACGATTACGGCGAGGAGGACGGGTGTCAACTGGGGATCCACCCATCCGACGTCGAACGGGTTCGTATGTTGCATCTCCGCGACACTAGCTCTGACGGAGCGTCACCTATGTGCTTCGATCGCGAATTCGGACGGTCCATCCCGTTCCCACCCGATGAGAACGAACGAAAGCCGTTATCAGAACGACTGCGCTATCTCACGATACCGTCCGCTGCTGCCCCTCAATAG
This DNA window, taken from Natronococcus sp. CG52, encodes the following:
- a CDS encoding Cdc6/Cdc18 family protein, with the protein product MDLQERIARRRSARRDNGIVVNREHLSPVVHRSEPVGRGPVLEQLLDALEAVFDGTLPEPVAVVGPAGAGTSAIVTSLFAALNDRLGETTRTMGTTTRAGSTGPVTWFVYVDARRVESAFAFYRTVLSRISAESVPESGVGTDDLRERLCSRLERPDRRAVIAVDHYDEPETLSYERVRELVEPSAENVSTIAVGQTEPDGWDGPTVTVPSYRHHELVDVVTDRTSTGLSPGALDHETVREVAIWADGNAHDALAALFGAVVLAGEDGADRIERTHLEAATADVPENGVHVDRVLALSETRQQVLRDLIAVDSADRPIRDVAAEIADRSSLTAGTVKRFLYELADRGVIERVPLSVSGSGRRPSTVVARFPTIAFRALGPVENGPNGNVTS
- a CDS encoding anaerobic glycerol-3-phosphate dehydrogenase subunit C, with product MSDAEQPTDDHVPGDDEFEPIQVFPEAEKMDLRPGADNCYKCSTCDTNCPVAEVDDEFPGPKFQGPEQWRLKRQDDHDIDDSVMKCSNCMRCDSACPSEVPLSQMHNTARAEYVEENMSKFSREYWRNRMLSNYRQLAPLASAFPRTANFVMGLSVTQWMGEKVLGITSEREFPEFAKTTFREWWAKRGGNATSRERAQEARAERGAEVQSEEKRIAYFHGCYSNYNTTEVGKALVRVFERFGYEVMIPEQACSGTPMFANGMLDDARRAAETNVRELSAAIEDGADVIASCTSCSMSLRQEYPELFDFEGTESVAENTWEAVEYLRVHEDLEGELEGTRVDDASFAYHAPCHSRNQGLDGQTIEVMSAIDGVEAEDVGDSCSGISGTYGWKEENYETSMKIGEEMFEHMEDAEATTGLTECPTCSMQMEHGTGYEIQHTLQVLEAALVGTELEET
- the glpB gene encoding glycerol-3-phosphate dehydrogenase subunit GlpB gives rise to the protein MAIEDDVLVIGGGLAGATAALTAVEEGVQVRLVTYKQSTLRHASGLIDILGYTPGGDGPIVDPFEALSALPEGHPYERVGTEAVRDALSFFDEIAGDAYAGGHTASNALVPTHGGTVKPTARYPVSTAAGLATVPKDTLLVGFETLTDFDAPLAASHLEAAGAPFEARGVTVAFPGIVRDDAKINRYAHLLDHEETVQAGAGETSAREALAATVDANLEDESRVGFPAILGDEHSDEVRADLEDALGVDVFEVPMGPPSLPGMRLEDLLYDALSDAGVRVTSGVPVIDYESDGDGAIDHVVVDRHGQEVPYRAEQYVLATGGLVGKGVRSERDRVFEPVFDCHVPHAAERYDWFVEDVFGEQPYARFGLVPDRELRPLDEDDEPEFSNLRAAGGVLGGYDYAAEKSGAGVSLATGYVAGGRAGTEASR
- the glpA gene encoding anaerobic glycerol-3-phosphate dehydrogenase subunit GlpA; amino-acid sequence: MAHDTEVLVLGGGSTGCGIARDLAMRGLEVTLVERGNLTDGTTGRMHGLLHSGGRYAVSDQASATECIEENKILRDIAGHCVEMTGGLFVQRPEDPDDYFQEKLEGCRECKIPARALSGREAREVEPYLAKDVKRAIQVPDGAIDPFRLCVANAIDAERHGARVETHAEVVDLLRDGDDIYGVKVRHDSGPGKRTHKTPGTTEEITADYVVNATGAWAGQIGAMADLDVEVRPSKGVMTIMNVRQVDTVVNRCRPKGDADIVVPHETTAILGTTDEEVEDPDDYPEEGWEVDMMIDTLSELVPILEKARTIRSFWGVRPLYEPPGRGTKDPTDITRDFFLLDHEERDDVAGMSSIVGGKFTTYRAMAEQISDHVCEQLGVTASCATAEESLPGSENLEVLEEGMDDFGLRSPIARRSKQRLGSRSPEVLETDEANPVICQCEGVTRAEVCDAISQSGSDLNAVRIRTRASMGNCQGGFCCQNMASELHPEYDEETTREALDELFQERWKGERHALWGEQLSQAMLNYALHATTMNRDNDPASAAEPVDYGAFDTGVR
- the glpK gene encoding glycerol kinase GlpK, with the protein product MTANTYVGAVDQGTTGTRFMVFDHGGQVVANAYEKHEQYYPEPGWVEHDPMEIWENTKSVITTALGKAGISPDQLEAIGVTNQRETTLLWDAESGRPVHNAIVWQDRRTTDRVEQLEEDGMVGTIRAKTGLEADAYFSATKAEWLLDNADPIKMERARPADIQDRAAEGEVLFGTIDTWLIYNLTGNHITEVTNASRTMLYNIHDLEWDDELLEEFSIPEAMLPEVRPSSDDETYGTTDPEGFLEAEVPVAGALGDQQAALFGQTCFDAGEAKNTYGTGSFFLMNTGDEAVESDHGLLTTIGFQRSGEPVQYALEGAIFVTGAAIEWLEDMSLIDNPAQTAELARSVDSTDGVYVVPAFTGLGAPHWDQRARGTIVGMTRGTRKEHVVRATLESVAYQTRDVAEAMEADSGIEMADLKVDGGAVKNNYLCQLQSDIIGSEIVRPKVDETTALGSAYAAGLAVGYWGDIEGLRDNWQIDREFEPEMDRDEADKKYGRWSDAVERSLDWARDGDGE
- a CDS encoding phosphoglycolate phosphatase produces the protein MTTDPPLVLDIDGTLTRPEGWGIDPRVFDPIRDWDAPVVIATGKAFPYPVALCHFVGVPELVVAENGGVVYTGDDVFFTADREAAQAVVEEYRSRGYTLGWGEEDTVNRWRETEVAVNLEQPVAPLREIAAEHGLEVVDTGYAYHVKDADPNKGDGVETIAEHVGFDLADAVAVGDSINDVSTFELVGRSFAVANADRAATEAADEVLEAVHADGTLSVLERVRGSS